DNA sequence from the Podospora pseudocomata strain CBS 415.72m chromosome 2 map unlocalized CBS415.72m_2.2, whole genome shotgun sequence genome:
CGAATACAGTTGACTAACAGTTATGCAGTCATGGGCGCCGTCGGCTACTTCGTCAAGCTCATCCACGTTCCCCTTAACAACATCCTCGTCGGTGGCGCGTAAATCTGCTTTTTCGAACGGGAGATGATTGGCCGGGAGAAGGGAAGGACACGAACGACAGAGACGAGATACCAATAAACCGAATCAACGGGGACCGGGATCGAGTCCAGTGCAACGATACGTAATCAAGACGCGATGCATTCACGGCGGGAGCAGTCATGATACCACACATGATTGGGGACATGCGAGATAGGGACAGGGCGGGCGCAAAGATATCCATACATATTTCATCAGGTGTTTCGGcgggcgatggcggcggaaCAAAACACTCAATAAAACCTTTCTGGTCATCAATAATTTTGCTCTAGCTAAGGATGCAATGTAGGGGCGCAATTGTACAAAAGTTTCTCAATGCAAGATCGAAACAGGGATCTATCATGGTTTCGCGAACCCCATGACAGCATACCGGAAGCTGCCATTGGCATACCCTCTCCTCATGGCACGGAATGCTTGCAAAAAGGCAATGCCATCTCTGCCTTGGCTGAAAGCAAACGCCCACAAGGACGGGTTCTGGATCAACGACCAAGAAATATCCCTACACCATTGTGTTAGcagccaacctcctcgagaCTATTTTGTTCAGGAAACTTACCATGTTTTCTTCACCTCCTGACTGATATCCTTCGGTCCCCCCACAACCTCTAGCCCGACCTCCTTCGCAAACTGCACATATCCATTCACCGTGCACAttggcggcagcagcatcccATCCTCAATCGGCTTAATATCCGCATCAAACTGCTCCTGCGTCAAGCCCTCATCCTTGAACCAATCCGCCAGCACCAGTTTCCCGCCTGGTTTCAGCACATCAAACGCATTCCTGAAAAAGAGATCCTTCTTGGGGAAGTGAGAGAGCGCTTCTGAGATCCAGACAATGTCGAACTTGTCGTCCGGGCCGGTGAAGTAGCTCCCGAGGGTTTCGGCGTCGAGCTCGATAAAGCGGACTTTGCCggggccgagggggatgTACTCCCCGTCTGGGtactgcttgctgctgctgtcggaGAGCTTTTTGGCGCTTTGGACCTGCttgctggagatggtgatgcccGTCACGTGGGCGGCTAGCTCGCGGGCGAGGAAGCGGGAGGTGCCGCCTATTCCGCAGCCTACGTCGAGGATcttgaggggtggtgaggttggagcgggggaggtgtggaTTTGGGAGGTTTCtaggaggaggcggatgaggttgatttgggcttcttcttttgggaggtcgggggaggaggggggccaGTATCCGTGGTGGATGTGTTCGCCCCTGGGGGGGTTTGTTAGTGAGTGTCGTGACAATGTAAGTAAAGTATTTATGAGCTGGAGATGTACCAGAGGTTCAAGTAGTAGTCGCTTGCTAGGTCGTAGTGAAGCTTGATGCGGTCTTTGAGCTCCTGCATGGTTGTGTGGGCAAGTCCGAGGGGGGTGTCATATTGCTTGCTGAGAGGGGTCGTCTCCTGCTCACTTGATTTTCCCTCACCAGTGATGTTGGTTGGCTTCTGGGTTTCGGGAGCGGCACTCATGTTGATGGCTTGGCGCGGTGAAGCTGTGTAAGTCAATTGGTGAACCAAATGATCGGGATACGGATTCAAGACGTCAACTGTTGCAGAAAGGCGGGAAAGTAAACAATCGAGGCCGGAGAGGTTCACGGATTAAAGTTCAGTCAAAAGCCACGTCGCGTGGCTTCACCCAATAAATCAACGTCATGACGCCCTGAGTTCGCATCCCGTTTCTGGGACATGTGCAAGCAAGCAAGACAATGTAGGCAAGTGGAGCAGATGTCGTGGTCGTCATTGGCCCACCCAGATTCCGGATTACATTGTCCATGGTCCCAAGTGGCTTTCTTCAGATTGCCTTGGTTGGTGTCTTACTCTGCTCAAGCTCTCGAGATGATTCAAAAGAAAACGGTTCGTACTTGTCCTCCCCAGCGAAGCAAAACTTGTCCTTCAACCGCCCGAGTACAGGAAAGGACAAGAGGACAAAAATACAAAAGTAAATTGACTCGAGCGCGATTCGAACGCGCGCCTCTTTCGAGACTAGAATGCACCTGCCATACTGATAGGAAGATATTGAGATATCTTGAGTCTAGCGCCTTAGACCGCTCGGCCATCGAGCCATGTTATTTGATGAATGTCGGTGATGGAGTTTCGCCATATGATGAGCCCATTGTTGAACCATCTTTTTTATCACAttttcatcttcatccatgTAAGCGGAATCCGATCTTGTTAGCAAA
Encoded proteins:
- a CDS encoding uncharacterized protein (COG:H; EggNog:ENOG503NXWN) yields the protein MSAAPETQKPTNITGEGKSSEQETTPLSKQYDTPLGLAHTTMQELKDRIKLHYDLASDYYLNLWGEHIHHGYWPPSSPDLPKEEAQINLIRLLLETSQIHTSPAPTSPPLKILDVGCGIGGTSRFLARELAAHVTGITISSKQVQSAKKLSDSSSKQYPDGEYIPLGPGKVRFIELDAETLGSYFTGPDDKFDIVWISEALSHFPKKDLFFRNAFDVLKPGGKLVLADWFKDEGLTQEQFDADIKPIEDGMLLPPMCTVNGYVQFAKEVGLEVVGGPKDISQEVKKTWDISWSLIQNPSLWAFAFSQGRDGIAFLQAFRAMRRGYANGSFRYAVMGFAKP